In the genome of Segatella copri, one region contains:
- a CDS encoding polyketide cyclase translates to MSTSTFESNIKQIPHKQESVFNTLSDLNNLQVLKDRFEQVKDQIPEDKRKEMEKLKDLRFDSDSITINAPMVGDLKMRIIDRDFPKTIKFETENSPIPFNFWIQLLPTGEFSCKMKLTIKAELNMFIKGMVKKPLQEGIEKIADALAMIPYQD, encoded by the coding sequence ATGAGTACAAGTACATTCGAAAGTAATATCAAACAGATTCCTCACAAGCAGGAATCTGTTTTTAACACTTTGAGCGACCTCAACAACCTGCAGGTGCTCAAGGACCGCTTCGAGCAGGTGAAAGACCAGATTCCTGAGGACAAGAGAAAGGAAATGGAGAAACTCAAGGACCTGAGATTCGACAGCGACAGCATCACGATCAACGCCCCAATGGTGGGCGACCTGAAGATGCGCATCATCGACAGAGATTTTCCCAAGACCATCAAATTCGAGACAGAGAACAGCCCTATCCCGTTCAACTTCTGGATTCAGCTGCTCCCTACAGGAGAATTCTCATGCAAGATGAAGCTCACCATCAAGGCTGAGCTCAACATGTTTATCAAGGGTATGGTGAAGAAGCCATTGCAGGAAGGCATCGAGAAGATTGCAGACGCCCTGGCGATGATTCCATATCAGGATTAA
- the pyrE gene encoding orotate phosphoribosyltransferase: MDKLKKEFASKLLKVKAIKLQPNDPFTWASGWKSPFYCDNRKTLSFPELRNYVKLELVHAILEQFPEADAVAGVATGAIAQGALVADELHLPFVYVRSKPKDHGMQNLIEGELDPKAKVVVVEDLISTGGSSLKAVEALRKNGNEIVGMVASYTYGFPVAEKAFADANVKLVTLTDYEHVVAEALETGYIKQEDVELLHEWRKDPANWKK; encoded by the coding sequence AAAGAATTCGCATCTAAGTTATTGAAGGTTAAGGCTATCAAATTGCAGCCTAACGATCCATTCACATGGGCTTCTGGTTGGAAGTCACCATTCTATTGCGACAACCGCAAGACATTGTCTTTCCCAGAACTCCGCAACTATGTGAAGCTCGAACTCGTACACGCCATCCTGGAACAGTTCCCAGAGGCTGACGCTGTAGCTGGTGTTGCTACAGGTGCCATCGCACAGGGTGCATTGGTAGCCGACGAGTTGCACCTGCCTTTCGTTTACGTTCGTTCTAAACCAAAGGATCACGGTATGCAGAACCTCATCGAAGGAGAGCTCGACCCTAAGGCTAAGGTTGTTGTAGTAGAAGACTTGATTTCTACCGGCGGCAGCTCACTCAAGGCAGTAGAGGCACTCCGCAAGAACGGCAACGAGATTGTAGGTATGGTAGCTAGCTACACATACGGTTTCCCTGTAGCAGAGAAGGCTTTTGCAGACGCTAACGTAAAGTTGGTTACCCTGACAGACTACGAGCACGTAGTGGCAGAGGCTTTGGAGACAGGCTACATCAAGCAGGAAGACGTAGAGTTGCTCCACGAGTGGCGCAAGGACCCAGCTAACTGGAAGAAGTAA